A stretch of the Aminipila terrae genome encodes the following:
- a CDS encoding poly(R)-hydroxyalkanoic acid synthase subunit PhaE produces MNNVMDQFFDMQKNMINVWQEAFLPKTDAKEQKSEKMSKEAPEDTMDFFTKMMDFNSKLFSPFNDGNAFEIFKKMSFGTDVYYNVYKLWEDLNKQAFKPEMKEYTEMYGKWKDEYMNFVKQSVIPYLPKPMQSFVKEPMEIMEMYKGFVEKFYGPWIESSEVLKDYMVQGTYKNPIAYLDFMKLWEDNYSKSFGKILNSPTMGFNKEYYEKQQESMDTFVKYMTLLGEFSANIFSVAQKTMEDILDNYMEMQKSGNQPKTFKEFYEYWSKENENAYLKLFNTEDFSKLFSELVDSSMVFKMRYDGLIEEYLKFMPIPTKSEMNSLYKTVYDLKKQVKDARKELKDLKEEIANLSDVIKASK; encoded by the coding sequence ATGAATAATGTCATGGATCAGTTTTTTGATATGCAAAAAAATATGATAAATGTCTGGCAGGAAGCATTTTTACCAAAAACCGATGCTAAAGAACAGAAAAGTGAGAAGATGAGCAAAGAAGCTCCGGAAGATACCATGGACTTTTTTACAAAGATGATGGATTTTAATAGTAAGCTTTTTTCTCCATTTAACGATGGGAATGCATTTGAAATATTTAAGAAGATGTCTTTTGGTACGGATGTATACTACAATGTATACAAACTGTGGGAAGATTTAAACAAGCAGGCTTTTAAGCCAGAAATGAAAGAATATACGGAGATGTATGGTAAATGGAAAGACGAATATATGAACTTTGTAAAACAGAGTGTTATTCCATATCTGCCGAAACCGATGCAGTCTTTTGTAAAAGAGCCAATGGAAATCATGGAAATGTATAAAGGCTTTGTTGAAAAGTTTTATGGACCATGGATTGAAAGCAGTGAAGTCCTAAAGGATTATATGGTACAAGGTACTTACAAAAATCCTATTGCTTATCTGGATTTCATGAAGCTTTGGGAAGATAATTATTCAAAATCTTTCGGAAAGATTTTGAACAGCCCGACTATGGGATTTAATAAAGAATATTACGAAAAGCAGCAGGAAAGTATGGACACTTTTGTAAAATATATGACTCTGCTAGGCGAATTTTCAGCTAACATTTTCTCTGTTGCCCAAAAAACCATGGAAGATATTCTTGACAATTACATGGAGATGCAAAAATCCGGTAACCAGCCTAAAACTTTTAAAGAGTTTTATGAGTACTGGTCTAAAGAAAATGAGAATGCATATCTGAAATTATTTAATACTGAGGACTTCAGCAAGTTATTTTCTGAACTTGTGGATTCTTCTATGGTATTTAAAATGAGATATGATGGCTTAATAGAAGAATATCTGAAATTTATGCCCATTCCAACCAAGAGTGAGATGAACAGCCTTTATAAGACAGTTTATGATTTAAAAAAACAGGTAAAAGATGCAAGAAAAGAATTAAAAGATTTAAAAGAAGAAATAGCCAATTTATCTGATGTAATAAAAGCCAGTAAATAA
- the phaC gene encoding class III poly(R)-hydroxyalkanoic acid synthase subunit PhaC — MNLAYGLDMQKSFDEFFALQKKMMRGMEVLMDVDDEGSDCTPKELVYEEDKMKLYHYKPLTKNTCKVPTLIVYALVNRQYMMDIQQDKSVIKNLLEQGLDLYIIDWGYPAPEDRYLTMEDYIEGYIHNTVDFICKANKVEKINIMGVCQGGTFSTIYSALHPDKIKNLVTMVAPIDFDTEEGLLFKWGKNLNIDSMVDAYGVIPGDVMNAGFVILKPFQLMLDKYITVLDNLDDSKQMSDFFRMEKWIFDSPGQAGETIRQFVNDLYKENKLVKGELMIGEKQVNLKNINMPLLNIYAEYDHLVPPSASKPLNDHIGSSDKEMVSFPVGHIGMYVSSKSQKEMAGKIAKWIMERSKKS; from the coding sequence ATGAATTTAGCCTATGGTTTGGATATGCAAAAATCTTTTGATGAGTTTTTTGCATTACAAAAAAAGATGATGAGAGGTATGGAAGTTTTAATGGATGTCGATGATGAGGGATCAGATTGCACTCCAAAGGAACTTGTATACGAAGAAGATAAAATGAAGCTATATCATTATAAGCCATTAACGAAAAATACATGTAAAGTTCCTACTTTAATAGTATATGCTTTAGTAAACAGACAGTATATGATGGATATTCAACAGGATAAAAGTGTAATAAAGAACCTGCTGGAGCAGGGACTGGACTTATATATTATTGACTGGGGTTATCCAGCGCCAGAAGATCGGTATTTAACCATGGAAGATTACATAGAAGGATATATCCATAATACCGTGGATTTTATATGTAAAGCTAATAAAGTAGAAAAAATTAATATAATGGGTGTTTGTCAGGGAGGAACTTTTTCAACAATTTATTCCGCGCTCCATCCGGATAAAATAAAAAATCTGGTGACCATGGTTGCACCAATAGATTTTGATACGGAAGAGGGATTGCTGTTTAAATGGGGAAAGAACCTTAATATAGACAGCATGGTCGATGCTTATGGGGTTATTCCCGGGGATGTCATGAATGCTGGCTTTGTTATACTAAAACCTTTCCAACTTATGTTGGATAAATATATAACCGTTTTGGACAATCTGGACGATTCAAAACAAATGTCAGACTTTTTCAGAATGGAAAAGTGGATATTTGACAGTCCGGGACAAGCGGGAGAAACTATCAGACAATTTGTAAATGATCTTTATAAAGAGAACAAATTGGTAAAGGGAGAATTAATGATTGGGGAAAAGCAGGTTAATTTAAAAAATATTAACATGCCCCTTTTAAATATCTATGCAGAATATGACCATTTGGTTCCCCCATCTGCAAGCAAGCCTCTGAATGATCACATAGGCAGTAGTGATAAAGAAATGGTTTCTTTTCCTGTTGGACATATTGGGATGTATGTTAGTTCCAAATCACAAAAAGAAATGGCGGGTAAAATAGCAAAATGGATTATGGAAAGAAGCAAAAAATCATAA
- the tuf gene encoding elongation factor Tu has translation MAKQKFERNKPHVNIGTIGHVDHGKTTLTAAITKTLHQRYGLGQKVDFDQIDKAPEERERGITISTAHVEYETPNRHYAHVDCPGHADYVKNMITGAAQMDGAILVVAATDGPMPQTREHILLSRQVGVPYIIVFLNKCDMVDDEELLDLVEMEVRELLDEYEFPGDDTPIIRGSALGALEDPTGPWGDKIVELFEAVDSYIPEPERDNSKPFIMPVEDVFSITGRGTVATGRVERGTLKVGDEVEIIGLTEERRKVVVTGIEMFRKLLDQAETGDNIGALLRGVQRSEIERGQVLCAPGTIHPHTKFTSQVYVLKKEEGGRHTPFFNGYRPQFYFRTTDVTGDLQLPEGTEMCMPGDNIQMTISLITPIAIEEGLRFAIREGGRTVGSGVVASVIE, from the coding sequence ATGGCAAAGCAGAAATTTGAAAGAAATAAGCCACACGTAAATATCGGAACAATTGGTCACGTAGACCACGGTAAGACAACTCTTACAGCTGCAATAACAAAGACATTACACCAGAGATATGGTTTAGGTCAGAAAGTAGATTTCGACCAGATTGATAAGGCGCCAGAAGAAAGAGAAAGAGGTATCACTATTTCAACAGCTCACGTTGAATATGAAACACCAAACAGACACTATGCGCACGTAGACTGTCCGGGACATGCTGACTATGTAAAGAACATGATTACAGGAGCAGCTCAGATGGACGGAGCTATTCTGGTAGTAGCAGCAACAGACGGACCAATGCCACAGACAAGAGAACACATCCTGTTATCAAGACAGGTAGGTGTACCATATATCATCGTATTCTTAAACAAGTGCGATATGGTAGACGACGAAGAACTGCTTGACTTAGTAGAAATGGAAGTAAGAGAATTACTTGACGAATATGAATTTCCAGGAGATGATACACCAATCATCAGAGGATCCGCATTAGGTGCATTAGAAGACCCAACAGGTCCATGGGGAGATAAGATTGTAGAATTATTCGAAGCAGTAGATTCATACATTCCAGAACCAGAAAGAGATAACAGCAAGCCATTCATCATGCCAGTAGAAGACGTATTCTCAATCACAGGAAGAGGAACAGTAGCAACAGGAAGAGTAGAAAGAGGAACACTGAAAGTTGGAGATGAAGTAGAAATCATCGGACTGACAGAAGAAAGAAGAAAAGTAGTAGTAACAGGAATCGAAATGTTCAGAAAGCTGTTAGATCAGGCAGAAACAGGAGATAACATCGGAGCACTACTAAGAGGCGTACAGAGAAGTGAAATCGAAAGAGGACAGGTACTGTGTGCACCAGGAACAATTCATCCACATACAAAGTTTACTTCACAGGTATATGTACTGAAGAAGGAAGAAGGCGGAAGACATACACCGTTCTTTAACGGATACAGACCACAGTTCTATTTCAGAACAACAGACGTAACAGGAGATTTACAGTTACCAGAAGGAACAGAAATGTGTATGCCTGGAGATAACATCCAGATGACAATCAGCTTAATCACACCAATCGCAATCGAAGAAGGATTAAGATTCGCTATCAGAGAAGGCGGAAGAACAGTAGGTTCTGGTGTTGTAGCTAGCGTTATTGAATAA
- a CDS encoding GDSL-type esterase/lipase family protein yields the protein MIRIKNRKRFKIFIIISVVVLIVLVWCMIWINIEASEHGKRQDLTTNKNVASAVENVENTKTNKSVKEDKIKEKPEISEKNKDVKSGEKPNDTNKINTDKPMVTPEKLPGDQEYSIYNNTLIIGDSRIEGFKLYSGVKNASYFCMKAMTIDKIVEGKQVPMDGKSVSVYDMLDAANYDKVIVGVGLNELGWNHIETFLADYGKLIDSIKEKQPDAVIYLQAVLPVSKSKNDSDKVHNNAQIYWYNENIIKLASDKGVQFINPAAALVDGDGYLVSDATTDGIHLNSQYCKVWAQYLAGLIK from the coding sequence TTGATCAGAATAAAAAATCGAAAAAGGTTTAAAATTTTTATAATAATCAGCGTGGTTGTGCTGATTGTTTTAGTTTGGTGTATGATATGGATAAATATAGAAGCCAGTGAACATGGGAAACGACAGGATCTGACAACAAATAAAAACGTTGCTAGTGCTGTTGAAAATGTGGAAAATACTAAAACAAATAAGTCAGTGAAAGAAGATAAAATAAAAGAAAAGCCAGAAATAAGTGAAAAGAACAAGGATGTTAAATCTGGTGAAAAGCCAAATGATACAAATAAGATTAATACTGATAAACCTATGGTGACACCTGAAAAACTTCCTGGGGATCAGGAATATTCCATATACAATAATACTCTTATTATAGGGGATTCCAGAATAGAGGGATTTAAACTTTATTCTGGAGTAAAAAATGCATCCTATTTTTGCATGAAAGCCATGACCATAGATAAAATTGTAGAAGGAAAACAGGTGCCTATGGATGGAAAGTCCGTTTCAGTTTATGACATGCTTGATGCAGCCAACTATGATAAAGTCATTGTAGGTGTAGGCTTGAATGAACTGGGATGGAATCATATTGAGACTTTTTTAGCAGATTATGGGAAACTCATAGATAGTATAAAGGAAAAACAGCCTGATGCTGTCATATATCTTCAAGCTGTTTTGCCTGTTTCGAAATCAAAAAACGACAGTGATAAAGTACATAATAATGCACAAATATACTGGTATAATGAAAATATTATAAAATTAGCTTCAGATAAAGGGGTACAATTTATAAACCCGGCTGCAGCTTTAGTAGATGGAGATGGATATCTGGTATCAGATGCTACTACAGATGGTATACACTTAAATTCTCAGTACTGTAAAGTCTGGGCACAATATTTAGCAGGATTAATAAAATAA
- a CDS encoding DUF4358 domain-containing protein → MRNLKLCVIMVLVICAVFTGCNKGGSKETAGNEQILEQAKVSDLGEYIVKNTQFKDYMSKVDNDIFFSLYNLNKDLVDDAVLYSSTGATAEEVAVIKAVDGKTEDVVKACKDRIQAQKEGFENYVPEELDKLSKPVIKTFGNTVVLVVCNDSDAADKLLANYDSKEI, encoded by the coding sequence ATGAGAAATTTAAAATTGTGTGTGATTATGGTATTAGTGATTTGTGCTGTGTTTACAGGATGTAACAAGGGTGGGTCTAAAGAAACCGCAGGAAATGAGCAGATTCTGGAGCAGGCCAAAGTATCAGATTTAGGGGAATACATAGTTAAAAATACACAGTTTAAAGACTATATGAGCAAAGTCGATAATGATATATTTTTTAGCCTGTATAACTTGAATAAAGATCTTGTAGATGATGCGGTTTTATATTCCAGTACAGGGGCTACGGCTGAAGAAGTTGCGGTTATCAAAGCAGTGGATGGAAAAACTGAAGATGTGGTAAAAGCCTGTAAAGATAGAATTCAGGCTCAAAAGGAAGGCTTTGAGAATTATGTGCCTGAAGAACTTGACAAGTTATCTAAACCGGTTATTAAGACCTTCGGTAACACCGTTGTATTAGTTGTATGTAATGACAGTGATGCAGCAGATAAACTGCTTGCCAACTATGACAGTAAAGAAATATAG
- a CDS encoding MBOAT family O-acyltransferase has protein sequence MNNIKAKGILVVNVAINLGILGFFKYVDFMIGNINVTFGAHIPAMNLPLPIGISFYTFQVMSYVIDLYKGKVKVQKDLIAFGTYVALFPQLIAGPIVRFETIEEQLKKRHVDPEMFASGVRRFTIGMAKKVLLANNIGLLWESVMKMNPGDLPVATAWIGAVAFTLQIYFDFSGYSDMAIGLGKMFGFTFLENFNYPYISKSITEFWRRWHISLSSWFKEYVYIPLGGNRHGIKRQILNIFTVWALTGLWHGASWNFVIWGIYFAILLIIEKLILGRILQKLQKNFGILGNIVSGAYAMVLITISWVIFAIGDLNSVKEYMGSLMNLHNNGFANSNTWYLLSSNLTLLIICIIGSTDIPAKVWEKVYSVRLQNKPLVGSIIEDIGLLILFAISFAYIVASTYNPFLYFRF, from the coding sequence GTGAATAACATAAAGGCCAAGGGTATATTGGTGGTTAATGTGGCCATTAACCTTGGAATACTTGGATTTTTTAAATATGTGGACTTTATGATTGGAAATATTAATGTTACATTTGGAGCACACATTCCAGCAATGAATTTGCCACTTCCAATAGGAATTTCATTCTATACTTTCCAGGTTATGTCATATGTCATTGACCTGTACAAGGGAAAAGTGAAAGTACAGAAAGATCTTATAGCATTTGGAACCTATGTGGCCCTCTTTCCTCAGCTTATAGCGGGACCCATAGTACGATTTGAGACTATAGAGGAACAATTAAAAAAGAGACATGTGGACCCGGAAATGTTTGCATCCGGGGTCAGAAGATTTACTATAGGAATGGCTAAGAAAGTACTTCTGGCAAACAATATCGGACTGTTATGGGAAAGTGTGATGAAAATGAATCCTGGAGATTTGCCAGTTGCTACTGCATGGATTGGGGCTGTTGCATTTACATTGCAGATTTACTTTGATTTTTCAGGGTACTCGGATATGGCTATCGGATTAGGAAAAATGTTTGGATTTACCTTCCTGGAGAATTTTAATTACCCTTATATATCAAAGTCCATCACAGAATTCTGGAGAAGATGGCATATTTCCCTAAGCAGCTGGTTTAAGGAATACGTGTATATTCCTTTAGGGGGGAACCGTCATGGAATTAAACGCCAGATACTGAATATTTTTACTGTCTGGGCTCTGACCGGACTTTGGCATGGAGCAAGCTGGAATTTTGTTATTTGGGGAATTTATTTTGCAATCCTGCTTATTATAGAGAAACTCATATTAGGAAGAATATTGCAAAAACTCCAGAAGAATTTTGGAATACTAGGTAATATTGTGTCAGGAGCTTATGCTATGGTACTAATAACCATTAGCTGGGTAATATTTGCTATTGGAGATTTGAATTCTGTAAAAGAATATATGGGAAGTCTGATGAATCTTCACAATAATGGATTTGCAAACAGCAATACGTGGTATTTGCTGAGCAGCAATCTGACTTTACTGATTATATGTATAATAGGGTCAACAGATATTCCAGCAAAAGTATGGGAAAAAGTTTATTCTGTCAGGTTGCAGAACAAGCCATTAGTAGGTTCCATTATTGAAGATATAGGATTGCTGATTTTGTTTGCAATAAGTTTTGCCTATATAGTAGCATCAACATATAATCCATTTTTATATTTTAGATTTTAG
- a CDS encoding DHHW family protein, with protein sequence MKNKKAAITSGGFVMILVCLLLFCIIIPDKQFSDNENRQLQQMPKLTASNVASGDYMKNFESYASDNIIARDEWVKVKNITDMVSGKKDNGSAYFGKDGYLFPIDNIDEMQFQKNLAYVKTFIDKTDKINKNINISVIIAPTSEEIYKDKMPENAPAPNQWKILKESRDCFGEMLINPTGILSQHKREYIYYKTDHHWTTLGAYYTYKMWAEQNGLKPLKKEDFNVEVVSKDFYGTTYSKAAGFKTKPDYIEKFTNSAIEHTGMKIEKVTQTKSLPSLFDKKYLKTKDKYSYFLSSNNPMTTISGTAKNGHNILVIKDSYANCFVPFITGHFDHIYVTDLRYYKQSLTQFVKENKITDIMFLYNVVQFSNDRNMVYLLKD encoded by the coding sequence ATGAAAAATAAAAAAGCTGCTATAACCAGTGGTGGGTTTGTAATGATTTTAGTCTGCCTTCTACTATTCTGTATCATTATACCTGATAAGCAATTTTCGGACAATGAAAACAGACAACTGCAACAAATGCCCAAATTGACTGCTTCCAACGTAGCTAGTGGGGATTATATGAAAAATTTTGAGTCCTATGCTTCGGATAATATAATTGCAAGAGATGAGTGGGTAAAAGTTAAGAATATCACAGACATGGTCTCAGGGAAAAAGGACAATGGAAGTGCTTACTTTGGGAAGGACGGCTATCTGTTTCCGATAGATAATATCGATGAAATGCAGTTTCAGAAGAATCTGGCTTATGTAAAGACATTTATTGATAAAACAGATAAAATTAACAAAAATATAAATATTTCAGTAATAATTGCCCCCACTTCTGAAGAAATTTATAAAGATAAGATGCCTGAAAATGCGCCAGCACCCAATCAATGGAAAATTTTAAAAGAATCAAGAGACTGTTTTGGTGAAATGCTTATAAATCCAACTGGAATTCTTTCACAGCATAAGCGGGAATATATTTATTATAAGACAGATCATCACTGGACAACTTTGGGAGCTTATTATACATATAAAATGTGGGCAGAGCAAAATGGATTGAAACCACTGAAGAAAGAAGATTTTAACGTAGAAGTGGTCAGCAAAGATTTTTATGGGACGACTTATTCTAAAGCGGCTGGATTTAAAACAAAGCCAGATTATATTGAGAAATTTACCAACAGCGCGATAGAACACACTGGTATGAAGATTGAAAAAGTTACCCAGACAAAATCTCTTCCAAGTCTGTTTGATAAAAAGTATCTTAAGACCAAAGATAAATATTCTTACTTTTTAAGCAGCAATAATCCTATGACTACCATAAGCGGAACGGCAAAAAACGGACATAATATTCTTGTTATCAAAGATTCTTACGCCAACTGTTTTGTGCCATTTATTACAGGGCATTTTGATCATATTTATGTAACGGATTTACGATATTACAAGCAGAGTTTGACTCAATTTGTAAAAGAAAACAAGATAACCGATATTATGTTTTTATATAATGTCGTACAGTTTTCCAATGACAGAAATATGGTATATCTGCTAAAAGATTAA
- a CDS encoding PaaI family thioesterase has protein sequence MNYKVTKKQNNSARCVVCGTKNKFSLNTRFYEIENGQLTCTFRTEDWHQSYPGRTHGGLSAAVLDELIGRTVCIEEPDCWGVTVELTLKYKKPVPTEADLKGVAHITRNTRKIFEGVGQILLPDGSVAVEATGKYMKMPINQIAEGDFVDSEWYLLENENDPSEIEV, from the coding sequence ATGAATTATAAAGTGACTAAAAAGCAGAATAACAGTGCTAGATGTGTAGTTTGTGGAACTAAAAATAAGTTCAGCTTAAATACAAGATTTTATGAGATAGAAAATGGACAACTGACTTGTACCTTCAGAACAGAGGACTGGCACCAGAGTTATCCAGGAAGAACCCATGGAGGACTCTCCGCTGCCGTTTTAGATGAATTAATAGGAAGAACAGTCTGTATTGAAGAACCGGATTGCTGGGGTGTGACTGTTGAGCTTACTCTTAAATATAAAAAACCGGTACCTACAGAAGCGGACTTAAAAGGTGTCGCTCATATAACCAGAAATACAAGAAAGATTTTTGAAGGTGTAGGCCAGATTTTGCTTCCGGACGGTAGTGTAGCAGTAGAAGCTACAGGAAAGTACATGAAGATGCCTATTAATCAGATTGCAGAAGGAGATTTCGTGGATTCCGAATGGTATCTGCTGGAAAATGAGAATGATCCATCAGAAATAGAGGTATAA
- a CDS encoding sigma-70 family RNA polymerase sigma factor yields the protein MTVNEENFIEQILLKNEKALEFVIEKYGWIIKTVARKHLQKQLELTDECINDVLLAVWENVDSFDKSRNTFENWLAGVSRYKAIDCKRKYLKKYREEPLETLENVVDLKSRHGSEEQEISEELSEMLACLGKKDRGIFERLFWHGESVKSVSISMGMKETAVYNHVSRGRRKLRKHLSLMGKENNL from the coding sequence TTGACCGTTAATGAAGAAAATTTCATAGAACAAATATTATTAAAAAATGAGAAGGCATTGGAATTTGTCATTGAAAAATACGGATGGATTATAAAAACCGTTGCCAGAAAGCATTTGCAAAAGCAACTGGAACTGACAGACGAATGTATAAATGATGTGCTGCTGGCAGTATGGGAGAATGTGGATTCTTTTGATAAGAGTAGAAATACTTTTGAGAACTGGCTTGCAGGGGTGAGCCGATATAAGGCCATAGACTGTAAGCGAAAGTATTTGAAAAAATATAGGGAAGAGCCTTTGGAAACGCTGGAAAATGTAGTGGATTTAAAAAGCAGGCATGGATCTGAGGAACAGGAAATTTCAGAGGAACTGAGTGAAATGCTGGCCTGTTTAGGCAAAAAAGACAGGGGGATATTTGAACGGCTGTTTTGGCATGGTGAATCCGTAAAGTCTGTGTCCATATCAATGGGAATGAAAGAGACTGCGGTTTATAATCATGTGTCAAGAGGAAGAAGAAAACTCAGAAAACACTTGTCTCTGATGGGGAAGGAGAATAATTTATGA
- a CDS encoding DUF4179 domain-containing protein — protein sequence MKEIYSLLNDVETDIDSYCPQDLTDIEKTKLKEQIKKRIGKPEKNGKRKRYAAVAACVAVCVIALGTLNFSDLVYASAKSIAWQISNFLGIEKNLQDYTTVVGTSKTDKGYTIKLNEIILDENQLVVSSSVQSKQKLSEGGVIASADVYVNGKRVSVAAGGSSRALDDYTEESLLDYELEDIDTSSRLDIELVYTDILQGSKVTNGKWAFHFEADGSKLAEATVHKDLNNSFTLPDGSKLVLTEYTSNDLGQKIYFKVENWEYEKNPMYDLELEGKDDQGNKIIFDMSYFDGEEKTGRLNVRMIEGVVPESAKWVMLKPYAVKMPEKSGKMSHDFVEIGDSFTIKLSD from the coding sequence ATGAAAGAAATTTATTCACTATTAAATGATGTGGAAACGGATATAGATTCTTATTGTCCACAAGACTTAACCGATATAGAAAAAACAAAATTAAAAGAACAAATTAAAAAGAGAATTGGGAAGCCTGAAAAGAACGGAAAGAGGAAAAGATATGCAGCTGTGGCTGCGTGTGTTGCTGTCTGTGTTATTGCTTTAGGAACTTTAAATTTTAGTGATTTGGTTTATGCCTCGGCTAAAAGCATAGCATGGCAGATTAGCAATTTTTTAGGGATAGAAAAGAACCTTCAGGATTACACAACTGTTGTGGGAACTTCAAAGACAGATAAGGGATATACCATTAAGTTAAATGAAATCATTCTGGATGAAAACCAGCTTGTGGTGTCCTCTTCGGTGCAATCGAAACAGAAGTTATCGGAAGGAGGGGTCATTGCTTCTGCGGATGTATATGTAAATGGAAAAAGAGTATCTGTTGCGGCTGGAGGCAGCAGCAGGGCCTTGGATGATTACACAGAAGAATCTCTTTTGGATTATGAGCTGGAAGATATAGATACCAGTAGCAGACTTGACATTGAACTGGTCTATACAGATATCTTACAGGGCAGCAAAGTGACCAACGGTAAATGGGCATTTCACTTTGAAGCGGATGGAAGCAAACTGGCGGAAGCCACAGTTCATAAGGATTTGAATAATAGTTTTACCCTCCCTGATGGAAGCAAACTTGTATTGACAGAATATACGTCAAATGATTTAGGACAGAAGATTTACTTTAAAGTGGAAAACTGGGAATATGAAAAAAATCCTATGTATGACTTGGAACTGGAAGGAAAAGACGACCAGGGAAATAAAATTATTTTTGACATGAGTTATTTTGATGGTGAAGAAAAAACAGGAAGATTAAATGTACGAATGATAGAAGGGGTAGTGCCGGAGTCAGCCAAATGGGTTATGTTAAAGCCTTATGCAGTGAAAATGCCTGAAAAAAGCGGAAAGATGAGTCATGATTTCGTTGAAATAGGGGACAGCTTTACAATAAAGTTGTCGGATTAG
- the rpmG gene encoding 50S ribosomal protein L33, giving the protein MASSARVKVTLACTECKQRNYNTIKNKKNDPDRIELDKYCKFCKKHTLHKETK; this is encoded by the coding sequence ATGGCATCATCAGCTAGAGTGAAAGTTACATTAGCATGTACAGAGTGCAAGCAGAGAAACTACAATACTATTAAGAACAAAAAGAACGATCCTGATCGTATTGAATTAGATAAGTATTGTAAATTCTGCAAAAAGCACACTCTTCATAAGGAAACAAAATAA
- the secE gene encoding preprotein translocase subunit SecE: MENEKAKKKPVVAAPKKQKVSMGEYFRGIRTEMKKVVWPTKKELGSYTIVVLFTCAFFAVGFWLIDLGVLSGLKAILGITL; this comes from the coding sequence ATGGAAAACGAAAAGGCTAAAAAAAAGCCGGTAGTAGCAGCTCCTAAAAAACAGAAAGTTAGTATGGGAGAGTATTTCAGGGGCATTAGGACTGAAATGAAAAAAGTCGTGTGGCCTACTAAGAAAGAGCTTGGATCATATACAATAGTTGTGTTATTTACTTGTGCGTTTTTTGCGGTTGGATTTTGGCTGATTGATTTAGGCGTTCTTTCCGGGCTTAAAGCAATATTAGGTATTACTTTATAA
- the nusG gene encoding transcription termination/antitermination protein NusG → MSDLENNLDLDKEELEEEATAEAQTVSSSSGIAYDENQGYVSNSDSPAKWYVVHTYSGHENKVKVNIEKIVENRGMQDLILDIVVPTEDSVEVKNGQRKVKTRKIFPGYVLVKMLVTNESWYLVRNTQGVTGFVGHGTEPIPLTNEEVRRMGIEKVHVEIDVEVGDNVKVINGPFESFMGVVEEVNMEKETLKVKISMFGRDTPVELEFGQVDKI, encoded by the coding sequence ATGTCAGATTTAGAAAACAACTTAGACCTAGATAAGGAAGAACTTGAGGAAGAAGCTACAGCTGAAGCTCAAACTGTTTCTTCTAGTTCTGGAATCGCATACGATGAAAACCAGGGATATGTAAGTAATTCCGATAGCCCTGCAAAATGGTATGTTGTTCATACTTATTCCGGGCATGAAAACAAGGTTAAAGTAAATATTGAGAAGATTGTCGAAAACAGGGGTATGCAGGATTTAATTCTTGATATCGTTGTTCCTACTGAAGACAGTGTGGAAGTTAAAAATGGTCAGCGTAAGGTAAAGACCAGAAAAATATTTCCAGGCTATGTTTTGGTAAAGATGCTTGTTACAAATGAGTCCTGGTACCTTGTAAGAAATACGCAGGGTGTTACAGGGTTTGTAGGACATGGTACAGAACCTATTCCTCTAACCAATGAAGAAGTCAGAAGAATGGGAATAGAAAAAGTCCATGTTGAAATTGATGTAGAAGTAGGCGACAATGTTAAAGTTATCAATGGTCCTTTCGAAAGCTTTATGGGTGTTGTAGAAGAAGTTAATATGGAGAAGGAAACTTTAAAAGTAAAGATTTCCATGTTTGGCAGAGATACACCGGTTGAACTTGAATTTGGACAAGTAGATAAAATCTAA